Proteins from one Mucilaginibacter jinjuensis genomic window:
- a CDS encoding DUF7009 family protein, whose protein sequence is MKIRIKANAIRFRLTKSEVERFAHEGVMKEVVDFGDDTLTYVLQRTMQENLFATFKNNIITLFVPEALADDWTGTDRVGIQGNGGPLQLLVEKDFTCLDNVEEDQSDNYPNPLAVKSHE, encoded by the coding sequence ATGAAGATCAGGATTAAAGCTAATGCTATACGTTTTAGATTAACCAAAAGTGAAGTTGAACGGTTCGCCCATGAAGGCGTGATGAAAGAAGTAGTTGATTTTGGCGACGATACCCTGACCTACGTTTTACAGCGCACTATGCAGGAGAACCTGTTTGCTACCTTTAAAAATAACATTATCACCCTGTTTGTACCCGAAGCTTTGGCTGATGACTGGACAGGCACAGACCGCGTAGGCATTCAAGGCAATGGCGGTCCGCTGCAATTATTGGTAGAGAAAGATTTTACCTGCCTCGATAATGTAGAGGAAGACCAGAGCGATAATTACCCCAATCCATTAGCCGTAAAAAGCCATGAGTAA
- a CDS encoding MGH1-like glycoside hydrolase domain-containing protein, translating into MNTEQTRLKDASWKHWGPYVSDRQWGTVREDYSANGDAWNYITHDMARSKAYRWSEEGIAGICDDQQYLCFAIALWNKKDPIIKERYFGLTNPEGNHGEDVKELYYYLDSTPTHSYMKMLYKYPQQAYPYERLKTVNAQRSRNEPEFELIDTGIFEHDEYFDVFVEYAKNTCDDILIKITVHNRAGVDAPINVLPTVWFRNTWAWGRHVSVPSISVDSPKAIGLYSKNIGEYWLMADGNPEWLFCDNETNTKRLYNFDNGKPYPKDGINDHLVHGSPTVNPQQKGTKAAANYDLVIPARKSVELHLRLTKNPANNFSDFDSIFDTRVKEADEFYADVQQGVPNPETAMVQRQAFAGMLWSKQFYNYNVFQWLNGDPDQPKPPAERFKMRNYDWQHLTAREIISMPDKWEYPWFAAWDLSFHCLPLAKVDSDFAKQQLILLTREWYMHPNGQLPAYEWAMGDTNPPVHAMATWNVYKIDKLANGGKGDLFFLETVFHKLMLNFTWWVNRKDSAGNNIFEGGFLGLDNIGVFDRNAPLPTGGYMEQADGTSWMAMYSLNLMRIAIELATVNKTYEEIGVKFFDHFMYIAGAMSSMGDSKDGLWDEEDGFFYDGLELPDGTTQRLKVRSVVGLIPMFAVEVLEAEDVLNSPIFNQRFKWFYDNRPDLADQISRLNESNADGKRLVSLLRGHRMKMLLKHMLDEGEFLSDYGIRSVSKYHLDNPFRIMAGGKEFSVKYLPAESDSGLFGGNSNWRGPIWLPMNYLIIESLERFYQYYGDEFKVECPTGSGIFMNLKDIADEIRKRLSGIFRKNKDGQRPVFGTNTKIQTDPAFADHILFHEYFDGDTGKGLGASHQTGWTGLIVNSLNLSLHPDA; encoded by the coding sequence ATGAATACCGAACAAACGAGACTCAAAGATGCCAGCTGGAAACACTGGGGGCCTTATGTAAGCGACCGCCAGTGGGGCACAGTCCGCGAGGATTATAGCGCTAATGGCGATGCCTGGAATTACATAACGCATGATATGGCCCGAAGCAAGGCCTACCGCTGGAGCGAGGAAGGTATTGCTGGTATTTGCGATGATCAGCAATATCTTTGTTTTGCTATAGCTTTATGGAATAAGAAAGATCCTATTATTAAAGAACGCTACTTCGGCCTCACAAATCCGGAAGGTAATCATGGCGAGGACGTAAAGGAGCTTTACTATTATTTAGATAGTACGCCTACACATTCGTACATGAAAATGCTGTACAAATATCCGCAGCAGGCCTATCCTTACGAGCGGTTAAAAACGGTAAATGCGCAAAGATCGCGCAACGAACCAGAATTTGAACTGATTGATACCGGCATTTTTGAACACGACGAATATTTTGATGTGTTTGTTGAATATGCCAAAAATACCTGCGATGATATACTGATTAAAATTACCGTGCATAACCGTGCCGGTGTTGATGCCCCAATTAATGTGCTGCCAACTGTTTGGTTTCGTAATACCTGGGCCTGGGGCAGGCATGTGAGTGTGCCGAGTATAAGTGTTGATTCGCCGAAGGCGATTGGTTTGTACAGTAAAAATATTGGAGAATACTGGCTGATGGCCGATGGAAACCCAGAATGGCTATTCTGCGATAATGAAACCAATACAAAGCGTCTTTATAATTTCGATAACGGGAAACCTTATCCTAAAGATGGTATAAATGACCACCTGGTGCATGGTTCGCCAACTGTAAACCCACAACAAAAGGGTACAAAGGCTGCAGCTAATTATGATCTGGTTATTCCGGCTCGTAAAAGTGTGGAGCTACATCTGCGACTCACTAAAAATCCGGCTAATAATTTCAGCGATTTTGATTCGATATTTGATACCCGTGTAAAAGAGGCTGATGAATTTTATGCCGATGTGCAACAAGGTGTTCCTAACCCCGAAACTGCAATGGTGCAGCGCCAGGCTTTTGCCGGTATGCTGTGGAGCAAGCAGTTTTATAATTATAACGTATTTCAGTGGCTCAACGGCGACCCCGATCAGCCTAAACCACCGGCCGAACGTTTTAAAATGCGCAATTACGATTGGCAGCATTTAACAGCACGCGAAATTATCTCGATGCCCGATAAATGGGAGTACCCCTGGTTTGCCGCCTGGGATTTGTCGTTCCATTGCCTGCCTTTAGCCAAGGTAGATTCTGACTTTGCCAAACAGCAACTCATATTGCTTACCCGCGAATGGTATATGCACCCCAACGGTCAGCTACCCGCGTATGAATGGGCCATGGGCGATACCAATCCTCCTGTGCATGCTATGGCTACCTGGAATGTTTATAAAATTGATAAGCTGGCAAACGGTGGTAAGGGTGATCTTTTTTTCCTCGAAACCGTTTTCCATAAACTGATGCTCAATTTTACCTGGTGGGTAAACCGTAAGGATTCGGCAGGTAACAATATTTTCGAGGGTGGTTTTTTGGGTTTAGATAACATTGGTGTTTTCGATCGTAATGCCCCACTGCCAACAGGCGGTTACATGGAACAGGCTGACGGTACCAGCTGGATGGCTATGTACTCGCTTAATTTAATGCGTATTGCCATTGAACTGGCCACGGTTAATAAAACTTACGAGGAGATAGGCGTGAAGTTCTTCGACCACTTTATGTATATCGCCGGTGCTATGTCGAGCATGGGTGACAGCAAAGACGGCTTGTGGGACGAAGAAGACGGCTTTTTTTATGATGGATTGGAATTGCCCGATGGTACTACCCAACGTTTAAAAGTACGTAGTGTAGTAGGTTTGATCCCGATGTTTGCTGTTGAAGTGCTGGAGGCGGAAGATGTACTGAACAGCCCGATTTTTAACCAGCGTTTTAAGTGGTTTTACGATAACCGCCCCGATCTGGCAGATCAGATCTCGCGCCTCAACGAAAGTAATGCCGATGGTAAGCGTTTGGTGAGCTTACTGCGCGGGCACCGTATGAAAATGCTGCTGAAACACATGCTGGACGAAGGCGAGTTTCTGAGCGATTACGGCATCCGTTCGGTATCAAAATATCACCTCGATAACCCGTTCCGTATTATGGCTGGTGGCAAAGAATTTAGCGTAAAATACTTACCTGCCGAAAGCGACAGTGGTTTATTTGGCGGTAACAGCAACTGGCGTGGCCCAATATGGCTGCCGATGAACTATCTCATTATAGAAAGCCTCGAACGTTTTTACCAATACTATGGCGATGAGTTTAAGGTTGAATGCCCAACCGGATCTGGCATATTTATGAATTTGAAAGATATCGCCGATGAGATCCGTAAGCGTCTGTCAGGTATCTTCAGAAAAAACAAAGATGGCCAACGCCCGGTGTTCGGCACCAATACCAAAATACAAACTGACCCTGCCTTTGCAGATCATATCCTATTCCACGAATATTTTGACGGTGATACAGGCAAAGGCCTCGGCGCTTCTCACCAAACAGGATGGACGGGTTTGATAGTAAATTCACTGAATTTGAGCTTGCACCCGGATGCATAA
- a CDS encoding response regulator transcription factor yields the protein MGLNDSDRTKILAVEDDAYMQLILKKFLSKTYDVEILPTAMDALSYLQNGNIPDLIISDLNTPNLSGLELVAQLSASDFFKSIPVIILSGEDSSETRIKCLDSGADDFIVKPFNPAEVEARVRAILRRIGKITY from the coding sequence ATGGGTTTAAATGATTCTGACCGCACCAAAATTCTTGCTGTAGAGGATGATGCTTACATGCAACTGATCCTTAAGAAATTCCTCAGCAAAACTTATGATGTTGAAATTTTGCCGACAGCAATGGATGCACTCTCTTATTTGCAGAATGGCAACATCCCCGATCTGATTATTTCGGATCTGAACACGCCAAACTTAAGCGGATTGGAACTGGTGGCCCAGTTAAGTGCAAGCGACTTTTTTAAATCGATACCGGTAATTATACTTTCGGGCGAAGACAGTTCGGAAACCCGTATCAAATGCCTGGATAGTGGCGCTGATGACTTCATTGTAAAACCATTTAACCCGGCAGAGGTTGAAGCAAGGGTAAGAGCTATTTTAAGACGTATAGGTAAAATAACATATTAA
- a CDS encoding glycosyltransferase family 2 protein gives MRPVGIPDYINHYIADKIEPAEVNAAYQKLRKTGPAEVTVSIPAYNEELTIVQTLSSLCNNITDRAVEIVVVNNNSKDKTEELVKACGVTCVLQSIQGITVSRNMGLDTATGKYILNADADTIYPKDWIEEMVKPLANSDKVAITYGRFSFIPVGNTGRFTYFFYEYIADFTRLYNKFFKNEAVNVYGFNSGFRREQGLQVDHFNHPPGTNEDGYLALKLKAKGFGDLYRVTSPKAIVWTTDRRIQIDGGLWKATFKRLKRVFG, from the coding sequence ATGAGGCCAGTAGGAATTCCAGATTATATTAATCATTACATCGCTGACAAGATTGAACCTGCAGAGGTAAACGCTGCGTATCAGAAATTGCGTAAAACCGGCCCCGCCGAAGTCACCGTTTCCATACCGGCTTACAACGAAGAACTTACCATTGTGCAAACACTCTCTTCGCTCTGTAACAATATTACTGATCGCGCGGTTGAAATTGTAGTGGTTAACAATAACTCGAAAGACAAAACTGAGGAGCTTGTTAAAGCCTGCGGTGTTACCTGCGTTTTGCAAAGCATACAGGGTATTACCGTATCGCGCAATATGGGTTTAGATACGGCAACAGGTAAATACATTTTAAATGCTGATGCAGATACCATTTACCCGAAAGACTGGATCGAAGAAATGGTGAAACCACTGGCAAACTCAGATAAAGTTGCCATTACTTACGGCCGTTTCTCCTTTATCCCTGTTGGCAACACTGGCAGGTTTACTTACTTTTTTTACGAATACATTGCCGATTTTACGCGGCTTTACAATAAATTCTTTAAAAACGAGGCTGTAAATGTTTATGGCTTTAACTCAGGGTTCCGCCGCGAGCAGGGTTTACAGGTTGATCACTTTAACCACCCGCCGGGCACCAATGAAGATGGATACCTGGCTTTGAAACTGAAAGCAAAAGGTTTCGGCGATTTATACCGCGTAACCAGCCCAAAAGCTATTGTTTGGACCACCGACAGGCGCATCCAAATTGATGGCGGATTATGGAAGGCTACCTTTAAACGCCTGAAGCGAGTTTTTGGATAA
- the fdhD gene encoding formate dehydrogenase accessory sulfurtransferase FdhD: MIAESIAILPIIKVNSQGSFAQTDMLAAEEPLEIRLEYGETENRQTQNVSVTMRTPGNDAELATGFLFTEGIIKNSTDVAEASHCFIACAENKENVIQVSLKPGIVPNLRNSERNFYTTSSCGVCGKGSINAIRTVSEHSSFIENNNSIDAQTLISLPQILENSQEVFADTGGLHASALFTTDGQLLIVREDVGRHNALDKLIGAALTNNQLPLNNRVLLLSGRASFELVQKAVMAGINIIAAVGAPSTLAVQLAEEFNVTLVGFLRNQRFNIYTAAHRITNTIQNTPEL, translated from the coding sequence ATGATTGCCGAATCCATCGCCATATTACCCATTATTAAAGTAAACAGCCAGGGTAGCTTCGCCCAAACAGATATGCTGGCTGCCGAAGAGCCGCTGGAAATCAGGCTGGAATATGGCGAAACCGAAAACAGGCAAACCCAAAACGTATCGGTTACCATGCGCACACCGGGCAACGATGCCGAACTGGCCACCGGCTTTTTATTTACCGAAGGCATTATTAAAAATAGCACTGATGTAGCCGAAGCCTCGCATTGTTTTATAGCCTGCGCCGAAAATAAAGAGAACGTAATACAGGTAAGCCTTAAACCGGGCATTGTGCCTAACCTGCGCAATAGCGAGCGTAACTTTTATACCACATCCAGCTGTGGCGTTTGTGGGAAGGGTTCTATCAATGCCATCCGTACGGTGAGTGAGCACAGTTCATTCATTGAAAATAATAACAGCATTGACGCACAAACGTTAATTAGTTTACCACAGATTTTAGAAAATAGCCAGGAAGTTTTTGCTGATACAGGAGGTTTACACGCTTCAGCATTGTTTACTACCGATGGCCAATTACTAATAGTGCGTGAGGACGTAGGCCGGCATAATGCGCTGGATAAACTGATCGGTGCTGCTTTAACTAACAACCAATTGCCATTAAATAACCGGGTTCTGTTACTGAGCGGACGCGCCAGTTTCGAACTGGTACAAAAGGCCGTAATGGCAGGCATTAATATTATTGCAGCGGTTGGTGCGCCATCAACACTGGCCGTGCAACTGGCCGAAGAATTTAATGTTACCCTCGTTGGCTTTCTGCGTAACCAGCGATTCAATATTTATACCGCAGCACATCGAATAACTAACACTATACAAAATACCCCAGAGCTATGA